Proteins encoded within one genomic window of Mesotoga sp. Brook.08.105.5.1:
- a CDS encoding M48 family metallopeptidase, with amino-acid sequence MSFTVDFYEEGRKNVRKTIILVMVFLAMMVAFGMIIDLIFGILPIFTLVFLSVALIQILISLSSGKEIVLKSVKARPLKTNDPEERQLKNIVDELSIAAGMGKPPDVFVIDDDSVINAFATGRRQDDSVVCVTSGLLKNLDREETSGVIGHELSHILNKDVLLMTLISALLGAVVIVQLLAFRALITYLRFGAIGAATRSKRSSKKNDNSALPIIAFLAAVAGLGALFSFTGRLSLLAVSRTREYFADARAVELTRNPAGLSRALRKIATTSAKLQTANVATAHLFISDPLKRRINNKTSFFASLWSTHPPIAMRISILENKTLTEIEAELSDYI; translated from the coding sequence ATGTCTTTTACAGTAGATTTCTACGAAGAAGGCAGGAAGAATGTCAGAAAGACCATCATTCTCGTGATGGTCTTTCTTGCCATGATGGTTGCATTCGGCATGATAATAGACTTGATCTTCGGTATTCTACCTATATTCACTCTTGTTTTCCTCTCCGTTGCCCTAATACAGATTCTTATTTCTCTCTCCTCAGGAAAAGAGATCGTCTTAAAATCAGTAAAAGCGCGCCCTCTCAAAACGAACGATCCAGAGGAACGACAGCTCAAGAACATCGTAGATGAACTCTCAATTGCAGCTGGAATGGGGAAACCTCCGGATGTATTTGTGATTGATGATGACTCGGTTATCAATGCATTCGCTACCGGAAGGAGACAAGATGATTCCGTCGTTTGCGTAACTAGCGGACTTTTGAAGAATCTCGATCGTGAGGAGACCTCCGGCGTAATCGGCCACGAACTTAGTCACATACTAAATAAGGACGTTCTCCTTATGACGCTGATCTCTGCGCTTCTTGGTGCGGTTGTGATTGTTCAATTGCTTGCCTTTAGGGCACTGATCACTTACCTGCGGTTTGGCGCTATTGGAGCGGCTACAAGGTCAAAACGCTCCTCAAAGAAGAACGACAACTCTGCTCTGCCTATAATCGCTTTTCTTGCGGCAGTTGCAGGGCTTGGCGCACTCTTCTCCTTTACTGGAAGACTCTCGTTGCTTGCTGTCTCGAGAACAAGAGAATACTTTGCTGATGCGAGAGCCGTCGAATTGACTAGAAATCCCGCAGGACTATCGAGAGCTCTCCGAAAGATTGCAACGACTTCTGCGAAACTCCAGACAGCAAATGTGGCGACCGCTCATCTATTCATATCAGATCCTTTGAAGAGGAGGATAAACAATAAGACCTCCTTCTTCGCATCCTTGTGGAGCACACATCCTCCGATCGCGATGAGAATTTCAATACTTGAAAACAAGACACTGACGGAAATTGAAGCGGAGCTTTCCGACTATATCTGA
- a CDS encoding LemA family protein yields the protein MVILFVVIGIIVVLALWLIGVYNNLVTLKKRVENAWSQIDVQLKRRHDLIPNLVSSVKGYMKFEQETLEKVMQARAKAVSAQGVGDKIKAEQELGGALGRLLAVVENYPDLKANTNVSQLMEELTTTENKISYARQFYNDSATKFNTKIEIFPNNVIVGFFGGKFELFPLFEVTEAEKEAPKVDLSF from the coding sequence ATGGTCATCCTTTTCGTTGTAATTGGAATTATTGTTGTCTTAGCTCTATGGCTCATCGGGGTATATAACAATTTAGTCACCCTAAAAAAGAGGGTCGAAAATGCATGGTCGCAGATCGATGTTCAGCTCAAGAGAAGACATGATCTAATCCCGAACCTTGTTAGCTCTGTGAAAGGTTACATGAAATTTGAACAGGAAACTCTGGAAAAAGTAATGCAAGCGAGAGCAAAAGCTGTTTCAGCTCAAGGTGTGGGAGACAAGATCAAGGCAGAACAAGAACTTGGCGGCGCGCTCGGTAGACTGCTTGCAGTAGTCGAAAACTACCCTGATCTGAAAGCAAACACAAATGTATCACAGCTGATGGAAGAATTGACCACTACCGAGAACAAGATCTCTTACGCAAGACAGTTCTACAATGATTCTGCTACCAAGTTCAATACAAAGATCGAGATCTTCCCGAATAACGTCATTGTTGGCTTCTTTGGGGGCAAATTTGAATTGTTTCCTCTCTTTGAAGTGACAGAGGCCGAAAAAGAAGCTCCCAAAGTAGATCTTTCCTTCTGA
- a CDS encoding HAD-IIA family hydrolase — MLKHKRLFVSDMDGTFYLGEHLLPGSLDFARAIYRHNSRLVFLTNNSSRTPEEYIRKLVKMGIERRLFEVYTSGEATVSLLKNCFPGKKVYLLSTHSVRKMFLDKGIVLDESNPDVLVLTYDTEITYEKIRKAALFIRRGVPYIASHPDINCPTEEGPVPDVGSLISLFETSTGRKPDQIVGKPDPTILNMVMKDFGCSPEETVMVGDRLYTDIECGLRAGVDTYLVLSGETTEDMIPVTHSYRVVQNTGSLAAMIDKDNTV; from the coding sequence ATGCTCAAACACAAAAGACTCTTCGTTTCAGATATGGATGGAACGTTCTACCTGGGCGAGCATCTTTTACCAGGCAGTCTGGATTTCGCCAGGGCCATCTACAGACACAATTCAAGACTCGTGTTTCTAACCAACAATTCATCACGTACTCCTGAAGAATATATCAGAAAACTGGTGAAAATGGGCATCGAAAGGAGACTATTCGAGGTCTACACATCCGGGGAGGCTACTGTAAGTCTCCTCAAGAACTGCTTTCCTGGCAAGAAGGTGTATCTGTTGTCAACGCATTCAGTCCGGAAGATGTTTTTAGATAAGGGGATAGTCCTCGATGAAAGTAATCCTGATGTTCTCGTTCTGACATACGACACAGAGATTACTTACGAAAAGATCAGGAAGGCCGCTCTCTTCATAAGAAGAGGTGTTCCATACATTGCAAGTCATCCTGATATTAACTGCCCTACCGAAGAAGGCCCTGTACCGGATGTTGGAAGTCTTATTAGCCTCTTCGAGACATCTACGGGTCGTAAACCTGATCAAATAGTCGGAAAGCCGGATCCAACGATACTCAATATGGTCATGAAAGACTTCGGTTGCTCACCTGAAGAGACGGTTATGGTTGGAGATAGGCTCTACACAGATATTGAGTGCGGACTGAGAGCGGGAGTTGACACCTACCTTGTTCTATCGGGAGAAACGACCGAAGATATGATACCCGTTACACATAGTTACAGAGTTGTGCAGAACACCGGATCACTAGCAGCGATGATTGACAAAGATAATACTGTATAA